One segment of Bacteroidota bacterium DNA contains the following:
- a CDS encoding protein kinase family protein, which produces MKLARKNVKGYSFSIVPYLIFDLAEGDIRKRLDFSTKLDYAWRLKSLHDIAVGLKQLHQIEVSHQDLKPSNVLVFSSESKLGDLGRSMCKDMDGPYNKMAFTGDNTYAPPEIMYGYYEKDWLKRVFATDCYLLGSLVVFYFSGISMSALIESKYLIILVGKNGKEHLTN; this is translated from the coding sequence GTGAAGCTGGCGAGAAAAAATGTAAAAGGATATTCTTTTTCTATTGTTCCATATTTAATTTTTGATTTAGCTGAAGGTGATATAAGAAAGCGTTTAGATTTTTCCACAAAACTTGATTATGCTTGGCGATTGAAGTCATTACATGATATTGCAGTTGGCTTAAAACAACTACATCAAATTGAAGTTTCGCATCAAGATTTAAAGCCTTCAAATGTTTTGGTATTTAGTTCTGAAAGTAAATTAGGTGACTTAGGACGTTCAATGTGCAAGGATATGGATGGGCCTTATAATAAAATGGCATTTACGGGTGACAATACTTATGCACCACCTGAAATTATGTATGGATATTATGAAAAGGACTGGTTAAAACGTGTGTTTGCAACTGACTGTTATTTACTTGGTAGCTTAGTAGTTTTCTATTTTTCGGGAATAAGTATGTCTGCACTCATTGAAAGCAAATACCTGATAATTTTAGTTGGGAAAAATGGAAAGGAACATTTGACGAATTAA